A DNA window from Halorubrum sp. DM2 contains the following coding sequences:
- a CDS encoding dihydroneopterin aldolase family protein — MASDAQQACFEAGIKFGSLYHQFAGTPVSPSSARSLEAAMAESIENQPYCEAVDVTIHDDRVAADIDHENGYTELTGSLMDVEMRIDYEGVAVRTRMEMEDGYPLMKLVEVDDGGDPAQSGEGDPAQSGDADPNA, encoded by the coding sequence ATGGCAAGCGACGCCCAGCAGGCGTGTTTCGAGGCCGGGATCAAGTTCGGCTCGCTATACCACCAGTTCGCCGGCACGCCAGTCAGCCCGTCGAGCGCGCGGAGTCTGGAGGCAGCGATGGCGGAGTCGATCGAGAACCAGCCGTACTGCGAGGCGGTCGACGTCACGATCCATGACGACCGCGTCGCCGCCGATATCGACCACGAGAACGGCTACACCGAACTCACCGGCTCGCTGATGGACGTCGAGATGCGGATCGACTACGAGGGCGTCGCGGTCCGCACGCGGATGGAGATGGAGGACGGCTACCCGCTGATGAAACTGGTCGAGGTCGACGACGGCGGCGATCCGGCACAGTCCGGCGAGGGCGATCCGGCACAGTCCGGCGACGCCGACCCGAACGCTTAG